A stretch of Macadamia integrifolia cultivar HAES 741 chromosome 7, SCU_Mint_v3, whole genome shotgun sequence DNA encodes these proteins:
- the LOC122084173 gene encoding uncharacterized protein LOC122084173: MTDALSRKSQTLSLAALTVNEQLIEKARRMDLELLMNKVIVTLAAFMIQPSLIDKIQAAQILDEGLQKIVNDIKEGRQKDLDFKLTEDGVLKFKDRLCVPKDEEMREMILKEAHSSPYSIHLGSTKMYKDLKKLYWWSGMKTDVASHVANCLNCQQIKAETQRPHNLLVFKKIMITKKAPPEKIVEVIRVPPFDYFKLNIDECSLGNLDYTGAGGVIRDDSGFPMRCFASYEGVGTNFMVEFNAIFFGLHIASLMNAGNLLIECDLQAVNCIIN, encoded by the exons ATGACCGATGCATTGAGCAGGAAGTCCCAGACTCTATCTCTAGCAGCCTTGACTGTGAATGAACAACTGATTGAAAaagctagaagaatggatttggaactactaaTGAATAAGGTGATAGTGACCTTGGCTGCATTTATGATACAACCATCATTAATAGATAAAATCCAAGCTGCCCAAATATTAGATGAAGGTCTTCAGAAGATAGTAAATGACAttaaagaaggaagacaaaaggACTTAGACTTTAAGTTAACTGAAGATGGAGTCCTCAAGTTTAAAGATAGGCTTTGtgtaccaaaggatgaagagatgagggaaaTGATATTGAAGGAAGCTCACAGTTCACCTTACTCAATCCATCTGGgtagtacaaagatgtacaaggatttgaagaagctTTACTGGTGGAGTGGTATGAAAACTGATGTAGCCTCTCATGTCGCCAATTGCTTGAATTGCCAACAAATCAAAGCTGAAACACAAAGGCCACATA ATTTATTGGTTTTCAAGAAAATTATGATAACAAAAAAAGCTCCTCCAGAGAAGATAGTAGAAGTAATTCGTGTGCCTCCTTTTGATTACTTCAAGTTAAACATTGACGAATGCTCTCTTGGCAACCTGGACTACACTGGGGCAGGTGGTGTTATTAGGGATGATAGTGGATTTCCAATGCGATGTTTTGCATCTTATGAAGGAGTGGGAACCAATTTCATGGTAGAGTTCAACGCCATATTTTTTGGGCTGCATATTGCTTCCTTGATGAATGCTGGGAATTTGTTGATTGAATGTGACTTGCAAGCAGTGAACTGCATTATTAATTAG
- the LOC122084174 gene encoding putative disease resistance RPP13-like protein 1: MERSSDDIIVSLLVSVLLDKLSSQALKDFGSVWCVQSALRELSDVLGNIQQLLKFAEQAQTNNLLVKRCLRNLRDVAYQAQDIMDEFIYEALKLVEIEKKLEDHYLRESANWKSHGVNDEIDSRPKSGSLVDESFTFGRKKEQDEIKKLLLSYPESQKQVSVIAIVGLGAVGKTTLAQLVYNDPDVEKHFESRAWACVSTDFNVVRLTSAILESLIGRNPKLSNQEPLQRKLREELRGKRFLIVLDDVWTEKDNDWKDLTVAFMAAGEGSRIIVTTRSRRVSSIMHPMYTHDLQILTDEECWSIMERGISMDYDSIAPNLEKVGRNIAKKCKGLPLAASTLAGLLSSSSDLNHWQQVLNSSLWDLLEESNLPTALSLSYYFLPTYLKQCFVYCSLFPKDYKFNKQHLIQIAEGFIRSNTTRMEEKGSQYFDDLLHRSFFQHCHRDYTFVMHDLVHDLAKAVSGEVYGRFEFGESCHSSSKETRYLSICCTKHMFDLEKNQGHDKRLSTLITLKGYGCYLHNDNTTESFEGLRYLRVLDLCHSCICMLPNDKGNLKYLHYINLSYVSDIKRLPESLCDLHNLQSLILRDSGI; the protein is encoded by the exons ATGGAAAGAAGTAGCGATGACATAATTGTATCCCTTCTTGTATCAGTCTTGCTTGACAAATTATCTTCACAAGCATTAAAGGATTTTGGATCTGTATGGTGCGTGCAAAGTGCTTTACGTGAACTCTCAGATGTTCTTGGAAATATTCAACAACTGCTCAAGTTTGCAGAGCAAGCTCAAACAAATAATCTCTTGGTGAAACGCTGCCTCAGGAATCTCAGAGATGTTGCTTACCAAGCTCAGGACATAATGGATGAGTTCATTTATGAAGCTCTCAA ACTAGTGGAGATTGAGAAGAAACTTGAAGATCACTATCTCAGAGAGTCAGCAAATTGGAAATCACATGGTGTAAATGATGAAATAGATTCTAGGCCAAAGAGTGGTTCTCTAGTTGATGAGTCTTTTACTTTTGGGAGGAAGAAAGAGCAAGATGAAATTAAAAAGTTGTTGTTGTCATATCCAGAAAGTCAAAAACAGGTTTCTGTAATTGCCATTGTTGGATTGGGGGCTGTAGGCAAGACTACTCTAGCCCAGCTTGTCTATAATGATCCTGATGTAGAGAAACATTTTGAAAGCAGAGCTTGGGCTTGCGTGTCTACTGATTTTAATGTTGTGAGATTGACCTCTGCAATTCTAGAGTCCTTGATTGGgagaaatcctaaattgagcAACCAAGAACCACTTCAACGTAAGTTGAGAGAGGAATTAAGGGGGAAGCGATTTTTAATCGTCTTAGATGATGTTTGGACTGAAAAGGATAACGATTGGAAAGATCTGACAGTAGCATTCATGGCGGCAGGTGAAGGAAGTAGAATAATAGTAACTACTCGAAGTAGGAGAGTTTCTTCAATAATGCATCCCATGTATACCCATGATCTACAGATTTTAACTGATGAAGAGTGTTGGTCAATAATGGAAAGGGGCATATCTATGGATTATGATTCTATTGCTCCCAATCTGGAAAAAGTGGGTAGGAACATTGCAAAGAAGTGCAAAGGATTGCCCTTGGCAGCAAGTACCCTTGCAGGCCTTTTAAGCTCTAGTTCAGATTTAAACCATTGGCAACAAGTGTTGAATAGTTCCTTGTGGGACTTATTAGAAGAGAGTAATTTGCCAACTGCTCTAAGTCTAAGCTACTATTTTCTTCCCACATATTTGAAGCAGTGTTTTGTTTATTGTTCTTTATTTCCTAAAGATTATAAATTCAATAAACAACATCTCATCCAAATAGCAGAAGGATTTATTAGATCAAACACtacaagaatggaagaaaaaggtagtcaatattttgatgatttgcTGCATAGGTCTTTCTTCCAGCATTGCCATAGAGATTACACATTTGTAATGCATGACCTTGTACATGATTTAGCAAAAGCAGTGTCAGGAGAGGTGTATGGTAGATTTGAGTTTGGGGAATCATGCCATAGCTCTTCTAAAGAGACCCGTTATTTGTCCATTTGTTGTACGAAACACATGTTTGATCTGGAAAAAAATCAAGGTCATGACAAGAGGTTATCCACATTGATCACCCTGAAGGGGTATGGTTGTTATTTGCACAATGATAACACTACTGAATCCTTCGAAGGACTGAGATACCTTCGTGTCTTAGATTTGTGTCATTCTTGTATTTGTATGCTTCCCAATGATAAAGGCAACTTGAAATACCTACACTATATTAACCTCTCTTATGTGTCAGACATTAAACGATTACCTGAGTCATTGTGTGATCTTCACAATCTACAGTCACTGATACTCCGTGATTCGGGAATATGA